The Microbulbifer sp. YPW1 genome contains the following window.
AGCTTGCCGGTGACCGCAGTCGGGGTCAGCTCTTTCAGGGTCACTTCGCGGTCGTTGGGAACCACTTTTACCCAGTCATTGGCAGAACCGATGATCTTCTCGATCTCCGCCAGCGGCAGGTCCTTCTTCAGCTTCACGGTGAACGCCTGGCTGTGGCAGCGCATCGCGCCAATACGCACACAGGTGCCATCGACCGGTACGGTGCTCTCGGTAGAGAGGATCTTGTTCGCTTCCACCTGGGCCTTCCACTCTTCACGGCTCTGGCCGGACTCCAGCTGGGTATCAATCCACGGCAGCAGGCTGCCCGCCAGCGGCTCGCCGAATTGCGCGGTGGGGAAGTCAGCACTGCGCATGTTTTCGGCCACCTTGCGGTCAATCTCCAGAATCGCGCTCGCCGGGTCTGCCAGCTCGCTAGCCACACCATCGCGAATACTACCCATCTGGGAGATCAGCTCACGCATGTGCTTGGCACCGGAACCGCTGGCCGCCTGATAGGTCTGCGCAGTAACCCACTCCACCAGGCCTTCCTTGAACAGGCCACCCAGGCCCATCAGCATCAGGCTCACGGTGCAGTTACCGCCGATATAATTTTTCACGCCGGATTCGATCCCGCGATCGATCACGTCGCGGTTGACCGGGTCCAGCACAATGATGGCGTCGTCATTCATGCGCAGGCTGGAGGCGGCGTCGATCCAGTAGCCATCCCAGCCTTTTTCGCGCAGCTTGCCGAAAACTTCCTTGGTGTAGTCACCGCCCTGACAGCTGACGACCGCATCCAGCTCGGCCAGTGCGTCGAGGTCGTAGGCGTCTTTCAGCGGCGCAACCTCTTTACCAATCTCCGGCGCTTTACCACCGGCGTTGGACGTGGAGAAAAATACCGGCTCGGCAATATGTGCAAAGTCGTTTTCTTCCAGCATGCGACCCATCAAAACGGAGCCGACCATACCGCGCCAGCCTACGAATCCTACCTTGTTCATTTCATTACCCTGTTAAATCTGTGAGTTTCTGGCCCCCGGGTGTCACC
Protein-coding sequences here:
- the asd gene encoding aspartate-semialdehyde dehydrogenase, translated to MNKVGFVGWRGMVGSVLMGRMLEENDFAHIAEPVFFSTSNAGGKAPEIGKEVAPLKDAYDLDALAELDAVVSCQGGDYTKEVFGKLREKGWDGYWIDAASSLRMNDDAIIVLDPVNRDVIDRGIESGVKNYIGGNCTVSLMLMGLGGLFKEGLVEWVTAQTYQAASGSGAKHMRELISQMGSIRDGVASELADPASAILEIDRKVAENMRSADFPTAQFGEPLAGSLLPWIDTQLESGQSREEWKAQVEANKILSTESTVPVDGTCVRIGAMRCHSQAFTVKLKKDLPLAEIEKIIGSANDWVKVVPNDREVTLKELTPTAVTGKLDIPVGRLRKLSMGGEYLNAFTVGDQLLWGAAEPLRRVLLILLGKL